AGCTCGTCCGGCGAGAGATCTTCACCCGGCTTGGCCAGGCCGGCCACGCCGAGCACGTTCTTGATGCGATCGAGGCGCTTGTTCTCTTCCTGCCGGTCGTGCAGCGAGACCGCCACCGTCGACACCACGACCGAGAACGCGACGCAGAGCAGCGTCGTGAAGATCACCGTGTGGCGCGTACTATGCTCCACTGCGGGCCACCCTTCTTGCAATGTTGCTTCGAATCACGAAGTGGTCGATCAACGGCGCGAACATGTTCATGAAGAGGATCGCCAGCATCATGCCTTCCGGATAGGCGGGGTTGATGCAGCGGATGATCACGCAGAGCAGGCCGATCCCGAAGCCGTAGACCAGCTTTCCCTTTTCCGTGTAGGCCGACGAAACCGGATCCGTGCACATGAACACCGTGCCGATCGCCCAACCGCCGAGAACCATATGCCAGTACCAGGGAACGGCGAACATCGGGTTGGTATCGGAGCCGATGAGATTCAAGAAGGTGGCCATCACGACGGTGCCGATGGCCGTTCCGAGCATCGTGCGCCAGGAACCGACACCCGTCTGGATCAACAGGCCTGCACCGATCAGGCAGGCCAAAGCGGAGGTCTCTCCCATCGAGCCCCTGATCCCGCCGAAGAACGCCGTCGACCAGCTCGCTCCGTGGAGGGCACCGCTCTCGGCCGCGGCCTGGGCCAGCAAGGTGGCGCCGGTGAAGCCGTCCACACCGAGGAAATCCGCCGCGATCCAGGGGCCTTCGCCGGAGATGTAGGCCGGGTAGGCGAAGAAGAGGAAAGCACGGCTCACGAGCGCCGGATTCAGGAAGTTCATCCCGGTGCCGCCGAAGACTTCCTTGCCGATGATCAGACCGAAGGCGGTGCCGAGCGCAACCTGCCAGAGAGGAATGGTCGGGGGAAGGAGGAGCGGCAGCAGCGCACCCGTGACGAGGAAACCCTCCGTCACTTCGAGGTCGCGGATCTGCGCGGTGACGATCTCGATTCCGAGACCGACCACATGGACGACGATGAAGATGGGGAAGAAATACAGCGCCCCGAACAGCGCGCACCAGAGGACATTGCCGGAGACGTATTGGCCGCCGAGCCATTGGAAGAGCCCGTTCTGCCAATCGCCGAGCGGCACGGCACCGGCTTCGATCGCCAGGAATGCCTGGTAGCCCGTGTTCCAGTTGGCGACGAGGAGGCAGGGG
This bacterium DNA region includes the following protein-coding sequences:
- a CDS encoding NADH:ubiquinone reductase (Na(+)-transporting) subunit B, translating into MQFLRDLLDKAEPNVKKGARFQTLASAYEALDTMMFTPGIQTRTASHVRDGLDYKRMMFIVVMALGPCLLVANWNTGYQAFLAIEAGAVPLGDWQNGLFQWLGGQYVSGNVLWCALFGALYFFPIFIVVHVVGLGIEIVTAQIRDLEVTEGFLVTGALLPLLLPPTIPLWQVALGTAFGLIIGKEVFGGTGMNFLNPALVSRAFLFFAYPAYISGEGPWIAADFLGVDGFTGATLLAQAAAESGALHGASWSTAFFGGIRGSMGETSALACLIGAGLLIQTGVGSWRTMLGTAIGTVVMATFLNLIGSDTNPMFAVPWYWHMVLGGWAIGTVFMCTDPVSSAYTEKGKLVYGFGIGLLCVIIRCINPAYPEGMMLAILFMNMFAPLIDHFVIRSNIARRVARSGA